A stretch of Pseudoalteromonas sp. A25 DNA encodes these proteins:
- the cdd gene encoding cytidine deaminase, whose product MAVFNPQQLKQLQRQAKHTRGYFSKEQLSDLQQQLDCDMDALLKALLPVAATFSVAPISHFNVGAVAYDKISGNAYLGANLEFSHQALCLVVHAEQSAINNAWLNGAKEVSAMAITDAPCGHCRQFMNELSTAKQLKIMLPSLNTHLHELLPSAFGPQELGNSARLLDSSALAITDLSSEISEQLKSHLQRAYAPYSKNLSAVEICTASHGNFYGRYAENAAYNPSLSPMQSALSQLALAGLTVEQAGICEVTLVQSDGLENQTAVAEAVLASYNADIKPNYITAKLN is encoded by the coding sequence ATGGCAGTATTTAATCCGCAACAATTAAAACAATTACAACGCCAAGCAAAGCATACACGCGGTTATTTTTCAAAAGAACAACTAAGCGACCTACAACAGCAACTAGATTGCGATATGGATGCGTTGCTCAAAGCCTTACTTCCTGTAGCCGCAACATTTTCTGTGGCACCGATCTCGCATTTTAATGTTGGCGCAGTCGCCTACGATAAAATTAGTGGAAATGCATATCTAGGTGCCAATTTAGAGTTTTCTCATCAGGCCTTATGCCTCGTCGTTCATGCTGAGCAGTCAGCAATAAATAATGCATGGCTAAATGGTGCAAAAGAGGTCAGTGCGATGGCAATCACTGATGCACCGTGTGGTCATTGCCGTCAATTTATGAATGAACTATCCACAGCTAAACAGCTCAAGATCATGTTGCCAAGCTTAAACACACACTTGCATGAGTTATTGCCAAGTGCATTCGGCCCGCAAGAGCTTGGAAATTCTGCGCGCTTACTTGACAGCAGTGCGTTAGCAATCACTGATTTGTCGAGTGAGATCAGTGAGCAGTTAAAGTCTCACTTACAACGCGCCTACGCTCCTTATTCTAAAAACTTATCAGCAGTTGAAATATGCACTGCATCTCATGGTAATTTTTATGGTCGCTACGCCGAGAACGCAGCCTATAACCCTAGTTTATCACCAATGCAAAGTGCATTAAGTCAGCTCGCACTTGCAGGACTAACTGTAGAGCAGGCGGGTATATGTGAGGTTACTTTAGTGCAAAGCGATGGACTTGAGAATCAAACAGCAGTTGCTGAGGCTGTTTTAGCGAGTTATAACGCAGACATTAAGCCTAACTATATTACTGCAAAGCTTAACTAA
- a CDS encoding arginase family protein — protein MASTKQQFIQKLEHCLCPPGDGVFTVNTAKERKDALRTKLYGQTEGVDALWKASLENLEQSEYKAAILGISSDCGGGILRGANWGPLFLRSTLIEQQPQVSAFDLGDVRVIPHLLHDKYLNEATISNCQKALYHNENSEYYVSPLSITEDVCDGFYQQHPDKGIFGIGGDHSISYPLTKSYLKAKRDSGKRTAIIHFDAHTDLLVERLGIDLCFGSWCTHILEFLPAPHHLIQFGIRSSGKDKAHWESTFGVKQHWAHEIREQGAQTIAQQVIAQLKSDNVDELYVSFDIDALDEEFASATGTPEGNGMTPDEALTILNALRAEFPITGADMMEIAPFTDSSLVGQTSSETTLREGAKISAFLIDAINNS, from the coding sequence ATGGCGAGTACAAAACAACAATTTATACAAAAACTTGAGCACTGTTTGTGTCCCCCTGGAGACGGTGTTTTTACTGTCAACACAGCCAAAGAAAGAAAAGACGCATTGAGGACTAAGCTGTACGGTCAAACTGAAGGGGTTGATGCTCTGTGGAAAGCCTCGTTGGAAAACTTAGAGCAAAGTGAGTACAAGGCGGCAATACTTGGGATCAGTTCTGACTGTGGTGGCGGTATTTTAAGAGGTGCCAATTGGGGACCACTCTTTTTGCGCTCAACCTTGATAGAGCAACAGCCACAAGTAAGCGCGTTTGACCTAGGTGATGTTCGCGTTATCCCTCATTTATTACATGATAAATACTTAAATGAAGCGACCATAAGTAACTGTCAAAAAGCACTTTACCACAATGAAAACAGTGAGTATTACGTATCACCATTATCAATCACTGAAGATGTTTGTGATGGCTTTTATCAACAACACCCAGATAAAGGTATATTCGGAATTGGTGGCGACCATTCAATTAGTTACCCTTTAACCAAGTCGTATTTAAAAGCCAAGCGTGATAGTGGCAAACGTACTGCTATAATCCATTTTGATGCCCATACTGATTTGTTGGTGGAGCGCTTGGGTATTGACTTATGTTTTGGCTCTTGGTGCACACATATTCTAGAGTTTTTACCTGCTCCTCACCATCTGATCCAGTTTGGTATTCGCTCGAGTGGCAAGGATAAAGCACATTGGGAGTCAACATTTGGGGTGAAACAGCATTGGGCTCATGAAATTCGTGAGCAGGGTGCACAAACAATTGCGCAGCAGGTGATAGCACAATTAAAATCCGACAACGTTGATGAACTATATGTAAGCTTTGATATTGATGCATTAGATGAAGAGTTTGCCTCTGCAACAGGCACGCCAGAGGGGAACGGTATGACACCTGATGAGGCATTGACGATACTCAATGCGCTTAGAGCAGAGTTTCCAATCACAGGGGCTGACATGATGGAAATTGCTCCGTTTACAGACAGTTCGTTAGTGGGTCAAACAAGTTCAGAGACCACTCTGCGAGAAGGTGCAAAAATATCGGCATTTTTAATAGATGCGATTAATAACTCATAA
- a CDS encoding substrate-binding periplasmic protein, translating to MRLWLLVLSFVCFASNANTLNVMTEDFPDFQYTNHEGVLVGSAAEKIKAVLNKAEVDYTFSVNQWSVSYNAAQRNPNSCIFSIARSDSREKLFDWLFPISGFTTSFYGLRSKKYNIEKLDDALQYKTAVIRQNFSHLYLKERGFEEDRHLIMISSFDNVFELLATRKGFVDLVILSDVQFEHKRTTERKTSLLEKKYTLKNFGAQLYFACNKALAPRTKEKIVEAYKALYQK from the coding sequence ATGCGTTTATGGTTATTGGTTTTGAGTTTTGTTTGTTTTGCATCCAATGCAAACACGCTCAACGTCATGACGGAGGATTTCCCAGATTTTCAATACACTAATCATGAAGGTGTGTTAGTTGGATCAGCTGCAGAGAAAATCAAAGCCGTTTTGAATAAAGCGGAAGTGGACTATACATTCAGTGTCAATCAATGGTCGGTATCTTACAATGCGGCCCAACGAAACCCCAATAGTTGTATTTTTTCAATTGCGCGCTCTGACTCCAGAGAAAAGCTTTTTGATTGGCTATTTCCAATCAGCGGTTTCACCACCTCTTTTTATGGCTTGCGTTCTAAAAAATACAACATCGAAAAGTTAGATGACGCTTTGCAATATAAAACAGCCGTTATAAGGCAAAACTTCAGTCATTTGTATTTAAAAGAGCGGGGCTTTGAAGAGGATAGGCACCTAATTATGATCTCAAGTTTTGATAATGTTTTTGAGCTGCTTGCAACAAGAAAGGGCTTTGTGGATCTGGTTATTTTGAGTGATGTGCAGTTTGAGCATAAGAGAACAACAGAACGTAAGACCTCTCTATTAGAAAAAAAATATACACTGAAAAACTTTGGTGCACAGCTTTATTTTGCTTGTAATAAAGCGCTAGCACCGAGAACTAAAGAAAAAATCGTCGAAGCGTATAAAGCGCTCTATCAGAAGTAG
- a CDS encoding DUF2189 domain-containing protein, translating into MPASPPIDKNTEFARCFESNKIGTFAAFHWLALAFKDMTRAPILSLVYGLVFTIIPATIMWLVYQSGTHLVILPAAVAFALIGPAFAAGLYDVAWELEKGHTPTFRHSLKSMFRNPAGEWGFAILLMVIMIIWMRLAALIHALYPNVTDPTFEQLSAFLTLGTLVGGVLMAAVFAISAFTPQIMMERRVDIMTAVISSMHAVKTNVSAMVVWCALIVLLVLLGFLTGTAGFIIIMPLLSYASWHGYIAIIKTKKPRGYE; encoded by the coding sequence ATGCCAGCATCTCCACCAATTGATAAAAATACAGAATTTGCGCGTTGCTTTGAAAGTAACAAAATAGGAACATTTGCCGCTTTTCATTGGCTTGCTCTTGCATTTAAAGACATGACTCGAGCGCCAATCTTGAGTTTGGTTTATGGTTTAGTTTTTACTATTATCCCGGCCACAATAATGTGGCTCGTGTATCAATCAGGCACTCATTTAGTGATTTTACCAGCAGCGGTTGCTTTTGCATTGATTGGTCCAGCCTTTGCTGCGGGCCTTTATGATGTTGCATGGGAATTAGAAAAAGGCCACACACCAACGTTTAGACACAGTCTCAAATCAATGTTTAGAAATCCCGCTGGTGAATGGGGCTTTGCTATTTTACTGATGGTCATCATGATAATTTGGATGCGCTTGGCTGCGCTGATCCATGCACTGTACCCCAATGTAACTGATCCTACATTTGAGCAGTTATCGGCATTTTTAACCTTAGGTACGCTGGTGGGTGGCGTGCTGATGGCGGCTGTATTTGCAATTTCAGCCTTTACCCCACAAATAATGATGGAGCGTAGAGTCGATATTATGACGGCGGTGATTAGTTCAATGCACGCTGTTAAAACGAATGTAAGCGCTATGGTTGTGTGGTGTGCGTTAATAGTGCTGCTTGTGCTGCTAGGGTTTTTAACAGGCACGGCTGGCTTTATTATTATCATGCCATTGTTGAGCTATGCGAGTTGGCATGGCTATATCGCTATTATAAAAACTAAAAAGCCAAGAGGTTACGAATAA
- the udp gene encoding uridine phosphorylase, whose amino-acid sequence MDKVFHLGLDKQALNGATLAIVPGDPERAKRIAHKLNDPICLAQTREFHVYRATLNNHSVVICSTGIGGPSTSIAVEELAQLGIRTFLRIGTTGAIQPHINEGDVLVSTASVRLDGASQHFAPLSYPAVSDFHCTQAMVNACEQLDIPHHIGITASSDTFYPGQERYDTYSGYVNKAFQGSCEEWQKLNVMNYEMESATLFTMCAALGLKAACVAGVLVNRTRQEIPTVDHAKVEHDSVAVVIKAAELLLK is encoded by the coding sequence ATGGATAAGGTATTTCATTTAGGGCTAGATAAACAGGCACTAAACGGCGCAACTCTGGCAATTGTACCGGGCGATCCTGAGCGTGCAAAACGCATTGCGCACAAGCTAAACGACCCTATCTGTTTAGCCCAAACTCGTGAATTTCATGTCTACAGAGCCACACTTAACAACCACTCTGTTGTAATTTGCTCAACGGGTATTGGTGGTCCATCTACTTCCATAGCTGTAGAAGAGTTGGCTCAATTAGGTATTCGTACTTTCTTACGCATTGGTACAACAGGCGCAATACAACCCCATATAAATGAGGGCGACGTTTTAGTTAGCACAGCTTCCGTCAGGTTAGACGGTGCAAGTCAGCATTTTGCTCCTTTAAGTTACCCTGCTGTTTCAGACTTTCACTGTACACAAGCAATGGTGAATGCGTGTGAACAGTTAGATATCCCGCACCATATCGGTATAACTGCTTCTAGTGATACATTTTACCCAGGCCAAGAACGTTACGATACCTACTCAGGCTATGTAAACAAAGCATTTCAAGGTAGTTGCGAAGAGTGGCAAAAGTTAAATGTCATGAACTATGAAATGGAGTCAGCGACACTATTTACGATGTGCGCGGCTTTAGGCCTAAAAGCGGCTTGTGTGGCGGGCGTACTTGTTAACAGAACTCGTCAGGAGATCCCAACAGTTGACCACGCAAAAGTCGAACATGACTCTGTTGCGGTCGTGATCAAAGCTGCTGAATTACTTCTTAAATAA